The proteins below are encoded in one region of Helianthus annuus cultivar XRQ/B chromosome 2, HanXRQr2.0-SUNRISE, whole genome shotgun sequence:
- the LOC118484148 gene encoding extensin-like, with amino-acid sequence MAMESSMWTLLLFHFWGFMLSRFLLILAYILSLIPLSLCLHPPYSYVSCTVTPHVIEPGLETDFVPDDQPVDAPADPEPIPAPVPLPDHDPILFGIPDVAPLIPDLVPAPVDPPVIVPDIPPPHPGEVTSSQQPGHDPHVSAAFPHMPQSTPTTHFTSSPLDEPFRWFPPYTMPISDPYHPSHFTCYTRDELLLSLQLQYEIMSRRILELEMTPRPLPCPCQPSFVPPRSSLSPFSHPPAPLTPFPKFDTLFLIVE; translated from the exons ATGGCGATGGAGAGCTCGATGTGGACGTTGTTGCTATTCCACTTCTGGGGATTCATGTTATCGAGATTTCTTCTGATTCTAGCTTACATTCTATCTCtgattcctttgagtctgtgtCTTCATCCGCCTTACAG CTATGTCAGCTGCACTGTTACCCCACATGTCATTGAGCCTGGACTTGAGACTGATTTTGTTCCTGATGATCAGCCTGTTGATGCACCCGCTGATCCCGAGCCGATACCTGCACCTGTGCCTTTGCCTGACCATGATCCTATTCTGTTTGGCATACCTGATGTTGCACCCCTTATACCAGATCTAGTTCCTGCACCCGTTGACCCTCCTGTTATTGTGCCA GACATCCCTCCACCCCATCCAGGGGAAGTTACTTCTAGCCAGCAGCCTGGCCACGACCCACATGTTTCAGCAGCTTTTCCTCACATGCCTCAGTCTACACCTACTACTCATTTTACTTCTTCACCACTTGATGAGCCTTTCAGATGGTTCCCACCTTACACCATGCCGATTTCTGATCCCTACCATCCCTCACATTTCACTTGTTATACACGGGATGAGTTACTTTTATCCTTGCAGCTCCAGTATGAGATCATGAGTCGTAGGATTTTAGAGCTTGAGATGACACCGCGACCTTTGCCATGTCCGTGTCAGCCATCTTTTGTTCCCCCACGTTCATCACTGTCCCCATTTTCGCATCCTCCTGCACCGCTTACTCCATTTCCCAAGTTTGACACTCTCTTTCTTATCGTTGAGTAG